From Magnetovibrio sp. PR-2:
GTTGCGGATGTATGTCGAAGTGCTATTGAAGCCAGCGCTCTCGGCAAGTTTTTCGAGTTCTTCGTTTTCACGCGCGCTGTAGCGAACAGACCAAATACGTTCACGGTAATCTGGCTTCTTTTCGCGCTTTTTTGAGGGGCTTTTTGGGTTCATTTTTAGACCTTGAGTGGGCCTGCGGGCTCCACGAAAGCTGGTGATAATTATACGCGTAGCGTATGACATTATCCTCGCCAGCACTATACCTAATATCTATTTTTTCTTGAAAACATGGTGTGTCTAGTGTAGTGTGGGGCGTGTGTCACAAATTACTGAACAGAGATAAGTGTGCTGGCGAGGATAATGTCATACATAAATGTATGTCCTTATCGCCAGCATTCGGGGATGGCTGCGCCACCCCTCAAGTCTTTGGGAAAGCTGATATGACGTCAGCATTAAAAGGAATGTGACATGCAAAATGAATCGAACGAATTCATCGCGAAACAACCGAAAAATTTAGACGCCCATGAGCAGATTGGAGCCGAAGAAATCGGCCACGAAACTGTGACTGATGGGGCTGTGCCGGAGAGCCAATTTCAGCGTGTTCTCGGGTGGGGATATGCTGGCGCGTCTTTCGTCTTTGCGGGGGTTTTGTGGTTCGTTGATGAAGCGTCAGTACCCGTTGTAACGTTCGGCTTTATTGGCTTCATTCTTCTGATTTTTGCTGCCGTTAAAATCAAGGGATTTTTGTCTGATCCCGCGTCAATTCCCTATAAATATGATCAGGTCGAAAAGTGGATAATTATTGCTTTTGAGCGCCTACGTCTAGAGCTCGGAAACAAAACTCTTGGCACGTTGATTGTGCTCGCAGTGCTCGCCCCATTTATTCTTTCTCTTTGAGGGGTGTGCTATGACAAACGGATTTTTTTCTGCGCTGATTTGTCTTGTTTTTATGGCTGCGATTGGTCCTAACGTGGCTTATGCGCAGACACCTATTATGAACGCACCAGTAGTCGATGAAAAAACGGTCATTCAAAAGATTGAAACCGTTTTGAATAAGGACTGTTACAGCTGCCCACTTTTTGAAAAGCTCGATGAAGTTAAAAAAGAATGGGTGATTGATTTATACAAAAAGCTAGCGCCCCATCTTCTTATTCCGCTTAAAAATATAATGATCCTGTTCATGGTCATCACTGGAGTACGTATGGGATTGAACCCCGGTGGCGCAATGGAGATCGGTAGAAAATCATTAATCTCCCTGGGTGTTTTTACAGGTGTTGTCGTGTTGCTCTCGGCGACCAATGGTGACCCTCTAGCGTGGATGATAATTGAAAAAATTGAGAGTGGAGCTCTCAAGCTTGGAGCCTTTGTGGTTCAGAACACGATCGATAAAGATATTGCTCAGGACTACGCATCACTAGGTGGTGGGTTCTACGGCATTTTAAGTAAGTCAATTGAGACTTCGATTTTTGAAGTCCTTCATGTTGGTGGTGTTCTTATAACCGGTCAAAATGCTTCAACGTTTGGTGTCACGGAAGCAATTGTTCGTGTGGCAACCGGGCTCATGTTGATCCTTCCTTTTGTATTTGTGTTGGGGCTCTTTATGGCCTTCTTAGTTGAGGCCATGTTTAAGTTTGCTGTGATCTCTATGCTGTCTCCATTGTTAATTGCAGCACTCTCATTTCAATGGTCTCGAGCATATGTAAAACAATCATTTCAAGTTCTACTGAATGGGTTTCTGATTATTGTTTTTGCATCATTTGCGATGAGCCTTTCAATAAAAGTTATCAATGCACAAGTGTCGGAACTTATGTTCATTCAAGATAAATATAGCCAGTTGAAAGAGGAGGCAGAGCAAGAAGCAAACAAGGTTTGTTCTTCTCAAGTCTATGCCCACGAAGACGATGGTCTCGGCAATGAACATGATGAAGTTTTTGATGATCAGTGTAAGCGTTACTGGCAACAGATAGACGCTATAGACGCGAAAGCATTCAGTGTGTTGGGCACTGAATATTTTATGGTCGTCGTTATCGGCTTGATGTCCGTTCTTCTGCATCTTCAATCGAAGACGTTGGCCTCTAATATTAGCAGCGCACAGGATGGGGCAGGTGCTGCTGCAGGTGTGGTTGGAGGTGGCAAGATTGCTACTGGTGCTGCGCTAGGTGTGGCCTCAAGGTTTGTGTCTGGAGGGGCTCGAGCGGCTGGGCGCGCAAGTCCTGTTGCCAATGTGATGAATCACGGCTTGGCAGGTGGAGCCGTTCATACTGCTACGCAGATGATGGGCATGGGAGGAGGGGGGGCAAATCCCTCTGATCCATTCCGCCAAGGCCCAATTCATGCAGCTGGGGGGATGCCACAGCCTCAAGCATCATCTGCGCCCACGTCCAGCTCTGTTGGAGACATGATGGCCACTGCTGGGGATGCTTTGTCAGGGGAGGGCCTTCGCAAAGGGCCTAAAAAATAGGCCTGTTGTTTTCTTGGTTAAATTGGCTTTAGGGGAGATGCTATGAGGTACACAGTCGTCGGATATTGCGCAGATCTATACGATCTCCAGACGTGGGTTATTGAGGCACGAAATGTTGATCAAGCAATTCGCTGCGCTTTCCGCAATGCGGATTGCACTTGGCGATTTGTGGCTGCCTTTGATGGTGAGGTAGCCATCAAGGCTCAACATGAGAATTTCCCAAAAACGATGCCTGAGCCACCTCATTCCCATGCTTATGGCTTCATGCCATCAGAGCCGTATACGTCAATGTGGATCGATGAGCATAGTGAGAAGGTGGCTATATTCTCATCCCAAGAAACACATTGGTTATTTCATGTGCGTGAATTCTCTTTGATGCACAACGAACAGGGAAACTATACATTTGTAGGATGCCTTAAAGGGGATCATACGCCGGTGAGAATCCTAGCGCCGATTGGCTCAAATAAGTTGTGGTTACAGCCCATCGAACATTCTGAGGCTATGGTTTAGGCACTTCTTGGATAAAGTCGTCAGCTGCCTTGCAGCTGAGCTGAAAGAGGACGGCAAACACCAATATCAAATTCATCTTTGACAACGAGTTTATGGTCAGCACTTTCGAAACGCCGCCGGGAGGTTCTGTGTTGACGAGGCACATGCTGGGGGGCGAAAGCGAGTTAATCTCGTTTCCCACTAACACTGCGCAAGCGATGCTTCACAGTGCCCCTCCCTTAACGCGCGAAGTGGAGGTTAGCGGACTTGTGACAAATGTACTGCGCTGTTGAAGAGATTTACGCTCACACTTCCGTCCTTTGGGTCCACCCGAAGTCGAACATGTCCGTTTTTGGGATAGAGATCATAACGGTGAATGTTGTGCCGGACTAGAATCTTATCGTTTCTACCCAACCTTTTTTTCTTTTGCGTGGAGAAACTGGAAGTACTGTATGCATCGTTGGTATGTCCAAGTATGCGCTTAACATCGGATGACGTTGGTAGCTCAGTCGAGCCGCGTTTGAATGGAGAGAGAAAGGCTACTGGCGAGTTCATGTTTTTCCACAACTGTGGAGCATCGGCGTTTGTGGAGCCGTGATGGGCCACTTTGAAGGCACCAGCTGGTTGCGCAGCTTGATAGGACAAAGATGTATTCAGGACGGATGTCCAGCCCTTTCCTGGTGTTTCTTCTAAGTCAGCTCCAAATATTGCCGAAAACGGCTGGACGCTTGAGTTAGTGTTACTTGCATTTTGTTCCAGAAGTATCGCGGCAGAAACATCGTTAGGACGCAATTGCGTTGCGCCTCTTCGTTCAGCTTTAAAGTCAGGTGTCTGGGTCGATACATATGCGAGAAATTGGCCGACCTTAGCGTCGGACGGAGCCAGGGCGCTTACGCGCATATCTGGTGTGTTGATGAAAAGGGTATCTTGTTTAACAAAGGTGGGGGTTTTCGGCGCGCGGGCAGTACTGAGCTTTAAAACATTATATAGCTCTCGAGTTGTTTGACTGAGAGCAGCTGGGTCATTGTTGGCGAAATAGGTGATGTATTTCACCATCTCTTTAGTTGCAAGAATGCTAGGGCAGACAAGCTTTGCTGATTTGCATTCATCGAATAGTTTTGCAATTCCACCAACATGATCCCCGTCTGGATGAGTAATCACATTATGCGTTACTTGCTCCGCAACATTCACGCCAATAGCTTCTAGGTATGCAAGAGCAGAAGGGGTTCGTTTGTCTTCTTCAAGACAGCTATCCACTGTAAACCATAGGCCGTCGCCATAGTGGACAACAATGCACTCCCCATAGCCGGGGCCAAATAGAGATATTTCCAACTCTTGAGGAGATGGCGAAGAGTACTCAGCTTTTGAAGTTGTGGGCTGAATTGCTCTTTTAGCTACCAAACTTATCCTCACGAGTTTCTGTTAATGAAGCTTGGGCTGGAGCAGCCATATCTTCTGCAGAAGCTGGGCTCTCAATACTTCCAAGACTGCGCCAGAGTTCATCAGCTACTGCGTCAGCGCGTTCTAAATCTCGTTTGCCCCAACGAGGCATGCGCCGGAAGACTAATCGTGTGGTTTTTTGGCGCCCTTGCCCAGGGGGATGGATGACACCAACTGTGAGGTAAAAAATGGAACCTTCTTTAAGGAGGTCTAGATCTCCATGGTCCACCTCATCAATTCCAATTTCGACACCATCTTCAGCTACAGATAAATCGCTATTTGTTTTTCGAATTGATGCGTAAAACTTCGTTTGCTCAACCGCAGTAATGACTCCTTCCCAGTTGGAAAGAACATCAAATCGAACAGCGTGATGATTTGAGGCCCGGGCTACTTTTTTTCGGGTACGAATATGAGGGCCATTTCCTTCAGCTGCCGTGTCTTTGTAATCCGCATTTCGAGGAGCCGAAGGGCCAACTTCAGGGGTCCTGGAAAAGACAGGCATAGCTTCAGCGCTGATGGTGTCGTCTTCGAAATAGACTGGTGCGGTTGATGCCTCAATCATTGTTTTACGCTTTCAATGGTTTCCATGAGGCCATCTGCGATAAATTCAGCCTTTTCCATCACAGCTGACCAGTGTGTATGTAATACGTCTATAGCTTCAGTGCAACCTGTTGTATTTTCTGGGTCACTGATGGAAAAGTGATTGTTGATACCAAGCTCAACTGCAGAGTGGTCGTCTTTGACCGCCCGAACCTCAGCATCAATGTATCCTTCAATGCCATCTGGACGGGGTTGTTGTCTCATGGCCATGCGAATCATGCCACCATGCTTTTGAGCATCTTCTCCCTTGATCTCATCACCCCATTTCCCCCAATGTTCTTTAGGGGCGAGTAATGAACCAAATGCATCCCTGGTAGCTTCGTTGCCACAGGAGAATAAAATAGTACGGTTAAGACCAAGCTGCCAGATTTGCGAATGAACGAGGTGCTCTCCAAAAATGGAAACAGCCATATCTTTAATCAAGTCTTTATATATAGCTTCGCAACCTACCATAAAGCGGTTAGCCTGGATTTCGAATGTAATATACCCAGCTGTAAAGCGGGTAATATCGGCATGAATAATCTCTATATCCGCATCTTCGGCTTGTTCTTTTGAAATCAAGCTATTGAGCTCAAGCCATGCTGGATGGAAAATGCGGGGATTAAATGCCCCGCGTAAAACAATACTTGCTTCATCCCGTAGCGGTTCGATGCGCATGGCCGTATCCTGTTGAGAGCGTGCTTACTACTGTAAGTACAATACGTTACGTTAATATAGTTATAAACTCAAAAAACTCGGGTATGTGGTGTTCTGATTAACTCGTTGAGAAATAGAGCTATTTCAGGCTTATCCGAGCTTTTTGGCTAAGTCTGTTGCCTTTAGATGAGTGTACCGTCTCAACATATCTAACGTTTTGTGGCCAGTTATGTGACTAACTTCCATGATGTCGAGACCGTGTTCGAAAAGCCGTGATGTCGCTTCATGCCGCAAATCATGGAAGCGAAAATTCTCAATTTCAGCAGCCGCGCGGGCTTTCTTGAAATGGTGCTCAAGGGAGTGTGTTGTGATTGGGAAGGCTCGTCCTTCTTTGTCTATGGACGCGGGCGTGTTTTCCAAAGCATCCAAGGCACGAGAGCTCAATGGCACATCACGTGAGGTCCCATTTTTCGTATCTGGTAGGTGAATGACCGCGTCCTTGTAATCGATGTGTGCCCGTTTGATCGACAGAATTTCTCCCAAACGCATGCCGGTTTCGATCGCAATAATAACAATTGGTTTTAGCCAATGGCTCTTGCTGGCATCACAAGCCTTCAGGAGGCGGGCCTCTTCGTCTTGTGCCGGATCCGCATGTTTGACTAGCCGACGATCGCGGCCAGGTCGATGCTTTGGCATGGGCAAACCCTTCACTGGATTGTGCAACCCTTCCATACCCCATTCGAATTTTGCTGTCTCATAGACCTGGGAAATGATGGTGGCCATGTTTCGGATTGTCGTTGGTGCTTTGTCCATTCCGACAAGATCATCCCGCCAGCTCGCAATATCTGATGAACGAAGCCGGGTTAACGTGAATTCAGAAAGCTTCATACGCTTTAGAAGGTCAATCCGCGCCTCTTCCTGCTTTGCCCCTTTCTTATTAGGAGTGACCTCTTTGAGATAGCGGTCGAGGGCATCGTGCAGCGTAGTGTTTTCTGCGTTTCCAATTGGTACGAACGAGCGCTTATCCATCTGGCCTTCAATATCGCGTGCCCAGGCCTTGGCATCAGGGTGCTTATTAAAAGTACGGGTTTGAGTGGGATAACCTTTGCGCCGAATCTGGACGCACCAGGCCACCCCCTTCTTGGTTTTTCGTTTGCTGATGGTAGCCATGCCACATTCCCCAAACTGACGATGCAGTGTGATTAAATTGTGACATATCGAGCGACCGCAAGCAAGTTTATGGCTCGGAGGTAATGGGCTGTGCCTTCTAAGCACTTGTTTTTCATTTGTAAAATGGCGGAGAGAGAGGGATTCGAACCCTCGGTACCCGTGAAGGCACAACGGTTTTCGAGTTCGTTTGAGTATTGCATCACGAAGGCGATGAAGTAGCTGTGTTTGACATAATCATCTGAAAATAAGGACTAATGTTATGCGTCAATACAGAAATTAGAGATTTTAGTGAATTTGGGGTCGTTACAAACTTGTCACACTAACATCTTTCAACAAATGAAATGTAAAGTGGTTTATGTCGCCTTTGACGCATGGGTAAGTTGTTGCTGTCTTCGGTTGGTCGTGATGTCACGCTTTGTGATAAACTCTTCCCAGCCTTTAATGATTGCATAGATCGCGAGGTCTTTGGCTTTCAATCCCATTCAGAAAATGCCTGATCTAGGTTTTTGTCTAGATATAAACTGGTATTTATGACGTCACCATGAACAATCTTTTGCCTCATCAATTTGCGACGTTACATCGATCATTGGTAGTAGTTCTTCAAGGCCAAAAGCAAAGCATGGATATTTCAGGGGGACATGGTGTCGTGACGTGCATCTGCAAAAGGTTGAGGTAAAGAGTTTCTCGGTCAGCATTATTGACCACGCACGACACTATGGGGAAGGTGGACATATCCGTTACGCAGCTCTGCGGATTGACCTAGCTACCGCTTAAGTAATGCATGACCTTCCCCGACAACCCGGCTGATGCGAAAATACAATCGTTTATGCACTATAAGCGGCAGAACATTTATTCAGAATCAGGAATTGATTTACTCAAGATGATGACGAAGAAAAAGAAAGTATTTATCAGCTCTGACGCAAACAACACACGCGCTTCTTGAACAAGGGGCTGAAAACCTCCGTAGGTCAATGTGAATGCGGTTGCAACACTAAGGTACAACGCATTCGTAGTGTTTACACAACCGTCTGGCCAAGCAATTAAATCGCTATATTGATACTCGTAAAGGTATGCATAACAGACAAGGTAAAAGGCGAGAGAAAGCATAAATGCTAAAAAGCGGCGTTGTTGATGAGGCAGATCCTTTTTTACTGGCAGGATGCCGCTCCAGGCATGGTAGTAAAAATAACTGAATAAATTGGACGCAATAAGGTACCAAATGACGTAGCCCATAATAGTGGAAGACACCTGATAGTAGATTGCGAATAAAACTAGTCCCCATTTCAGGATCATATAAACATCAATGGCGATACTTTTCGCTTTCCGATCGCCATCTTTTGACGCATCTTCACCGTTACAAAACAAGTAAAAATACCCGGAAAACACCTTCAACCATTCAATTAAATTTAATAATCTCAATAATGTGATTATTGATTTGGCGGTAGGGTAAATAAAACCATATTTATATTTACTATTTTTTTCATAATCATCTTTTGTGTCTAAAAAATAGGCTCTAACATATCTTGCAAA
This genomic window contains:
- a CDS encoding MBL fold metallo-hydrolase; amino-acid sequence: MVAKRAIQPTTSKAEYSSPSPQELEISLFGPGYGECIVVHYGDGLWFTVDSCLEEDKRTPSALAYLEAIGVNVAEQVTHNVITHPDGDHVGGIAKLFDECKSAKLVCPSILATKEMVKYITYFANNDPAALSQTTRELYNVLKLSTARAPKTPTFVKQDTLFINTPDMRVSALAPSDAKVGQFLAYVSTQTPDFKAERRGATQLRPNDVSAAILLEQNASNTNSSVQPFSAIFGADLEETPGKGWTSVLNTSLSYQAAQPAGAFKVAHHGSTNADAPQLWKNMNSPVAFLSPFKRGSTELPTSSDVKRILGHTNDAYSTSSFSTQKKKRLGRNDKILVRHNIHRYDLYPKNGHVRLRVDPKDGSVSVNLFNSAVHLSQVR
- a CDS encoding site-specific integrase; the protein is MATISKRKTKKGVAWCVQIRRKGYPTQTRTFNKHPDAKAWARDIEGQMDKRSFVPIGNAENTTLHDALDRYLKEVTPNKKGAKQEEARIDLLKRMKLSEFTLTRLRSSDIASWRDDLVGMDKAPTTIRNMATIISQVYETAKFEWGMEGLHNPVKGLPMPKHRPGRDRRLVKHADPAQDEEARLLKACDASKSHWLKPIVIIAIETGMRLGEILSIKRAHIDYKDAVIHLPDTKNGTSRDVPLSSRALDALENTPASIDKEGRAFPITTHSLEHHFKKARAAAEIENFRFHDLRHEATSRLFEHGLDIMEVSHITGHKTLDMLRRYTHLKATDLAKKLG